The Actinomycetota bacterium DNA segment CCCAGGGTTCCCGACGGCAGGATCCGCGACGTTGGCGACCGAGGCTCAAACGTTGTCGTTCTCGGTGGCAGAAGGTTCGCGGCCTTGGCGGGGTTGCCAGGCGCTGACCACCCTGGCCACCGCCGTCACCAGGAACAGCTGCCCGATCAGCATCTCCAGGACGGCGAGCGTCTGCCCCGGGTTGGCGTCCGAGACCAGGTTGCCGTACCGGTCGTGGTCAGGGTGGTGAACGAGAAAAACAGGTACTGGGGGAAGGGGCCCTCCCCTTGCGACCCGAAGAACGGGCCGGCCTGCCACGCGCCTAGCGCCTGGTAGGCGAACGCAAATCCCATCCCGACCATCAGGTAGGCGGCGATCGCGCCGAGCAGGGTTTGGGTGTCCACGGTTCGCCGCTTCATCAGTCGGCGCACGATGATCACCGGCGCGACCACATACAGCAGGCCGCTGATCACGGCCATGACCCCGCCGGCGACATCGCGAGAGATGAAGAGGTTCAGGATCGCGGCGATCGCCGTGACTACCAGGACCGCACCCGTGACCTGCCGGAGGCAGTAGTGTGCCTGAGACGCCTGCAGTGTCACCCAGATCGTCGCGATCCCAGTCTGCTCAGGCGAGCTGCGGGCTCACCGTCGTGCAGCCACTCCTATCGATCCCGGCGACCTTCCCGGCCCTGATCATCGCGGGTCGTGCGCGATGAACGAGGCCTCCCTCCCGCCGGCACGGACGCCGCGGCGGACGAGAAGTTATTCGATGTGGGTGATGCCGCGTACCGGCGGGCGACCGACGATTCCTTGTGATGCGCGGCGTCGCGCGCTCTATGGAGCAAGCTGTACCGACTTCGGATCCGGCCGGTGCTGGGTCAGATCCTGGGGAGGAAGCATGAACGAGTGGGCGTTACCCACCATCGCCGTGCTGCTCATCGGCTATGGGGCGGTGTCGGGGCGGCTGCAATCCACGGTGATCACCCAGGCGATGGTGTTCGTCGCCCTTGGCCTGCTGGTCGGCAACCGGGTCCTGGAGTTGGTCGACGTTGACGCCGCCAACCAATTCGTACGCCATCTGGCCGAGGCCACCCTGACCCTGGTGCTGTTCACCGACGCGGCCCGCGTCAACCTGGGCACGCTGCGGCGCGAGTCGGCCCTGCCGGCCCGGCTGCTCGGCCTCGGTCTGCCGCTCAGCATCGTGGCCGGCACCCTGGCCGGGCTGGCCCTGTTCGCCGACCTGGATCTGTGGACGGCGGCTGCCCTGGCCACCATCCTGGCCCCCACCGACGCGGCGCTGGGACTGCCGGTGGTCAGCAACCGGCGCCTGCCGGCGCGCATCCGCCAGGGCCTCAACGTCGAGAGCGGCCTGAACGACGGGGTGTGTGTGCCCTTGTTGATCATCTTTCTGACCCTCGCCCAGGCCGAGGAAGGCATCGGCGACATCGAACCTCTGAAGGTGGTCCTGGAGGAGATCGGCTTCGGGGCCGTCGGCGGCGTCGTCGCCGGGGCCCTGGGCGCCTGGGTCCTGCGCCGGTTCGGGGCCAGGGGCTGGATGGAGGGGACCTGGAAGCAGATCAGCACCGTAGCCACTCCGCTGTTGGCCTACGGGATCGCCGTCGCCCTGGGGGGCAGCGGGTTCATCGCCGCCTTCACAGCCGGGATCGTGTTCGCCGCCCTCGCCGGCGGGCACGCCGAGGAGACCACCTTCCTGGCCGAGCAGTCCGGGGAGCTGCTCAACGCCGTCACCTTCCTGCTGTTCGGGGCTGTGCTGCTCGGCCCAGCGCTCGGGGAGCTGGACTGGCGGGTCGCCCTGTACGCGGTGACGAGCCTCACGCTCGTGCGGATGCTGCCGGTGGCCCTGGCCATGCTGGGCACGGGCATGCGCCGGGTGACGGTCGGCTTCCTGGGCTGGTTCGGGCCCCGGGGGCTGGCCTCGATCGTGTTCGTGCTGATCCTGGTCGAGCAGAGCCAGCTGCCGCAGGTTCCGTTGCTGCTGACGGTGGTGACCTGGACGGTAGCGCTGTCGGTGTACGCCCACGGGCTGACCGCCTGGCCGGGCGCCAACCGCTACGCCGACTGGTACGCCGCCCACGCCACCGACCATGCGGCCATGCCCGAGAGCGCCCCCGTCACCGAACAACGCATTCCGCGCCCCCGCACTCCACACGCAGCGCCTAGAGCCTGAACATCGGGCCACCCGATCTCTGCCGGAAGGCCCTTGATCAATTTGGACGATCCGACACAGTGGAGTGGAGCCTGTCCGTGGCTGGGCTGGGATTCCAGAGCGACCTCGGGGACATCGCAGTACGAGCGGCTGGCCGCCCGCCGCCGCTAGC contains these protein-coding regions:
- a CDS encoding cation:proton antiporter; this translates as MNEWALPTIAVLLIGYGAVSGRLQSTVITQAMVFVALGLLVGNRVLELVDVDAANQFVRHLAEATLTLVLFTDAARVNLGTLRRESALPARLLGLGLPLSIVAGTLAGLALFADLDLWTAAALATILAPTDAALGLPVVSNRRLPARIRQGLNVESGLNDGVCVPLLIIFLTLAQAEEGIGDIEPLKVVLEEIGFGAVGGVVAGALGAWVLRRFGARGWMEGTWKQISTVATPLLAYGIAVALGGSGFIAAFTAGIVFAALAGGHAEETTFLAEQSGELLNAVTFLLFGAVLLGPALGELDWRVALYAVTSLTLVRMLPVALAMLGTGMRRVTVGFLGWFGPRGLASIVFVLILVEQSQLPQVPLLLTVVTWTVALSVYAHGLTAWPGANRYADWYAAHATDHAAMPESAPVTEQRIPRPRTPHAAPRA